A section of the Drosophila sechellia strain sech25 chromosome 3L, ASM438219v1, whole genome shotgun sequence genome encodes:
- the LOC6610561 gene encoding hippocampus abundant transcript 1 protein isoform X1, which produces MRSGRSYGQRQSDTLESSFELEDSEAEQVNSAVAIKGEPSAPGDPDRDGDADRERQESGEQTDSLSTRSSSSTPTTADVADVETISSLPLSPPAFGGRGNQLAKRHSPLKDTQAEQADSSSRSSCSQQPDADDVPTVSGCDLRQSPPSYSSSSTSTSTSPQTSRYAAAAAHPSAAFAETAITASSGSGRVCGGSGGAAHRRTHSAASYISMRSQGGNSEATPERPKRNRFFEWIRVVCNICCCKSSGIGEPSVHHALVVIFLEFFAWGLLTMPIISTLNQTFPDHTFLMNGLVMGIKGILSFLSAPLIGALSDIWGRKFFLLVTVFFTCLPIPLMSINTWWFFAMISISGAFAVTFSVVFAYVADVTTPEERSKAYGLASATFAASLVISPALGNALMEMYGDTLVVALSTAIALLDVFFILVAVPESLSEKMRPASWGAPISWEQADPFLALRKVGTDKTVLMLCLTVLLSYLPEAGEYSCMFVYLKLKMGFNYVEVSVFIAIVGILSITVQVTLGSFMQVFGAKRTIIMGLALEIVQLLWYGFGSQKWMMWSAGVVAALGSITYPAISAFVSLYAAPESQGAVQGMITGMRGLCNGLGPAVFGVVFYLFNVDLNDDHDSHAKSSGSRATNVEKISQHVPGPPFVFGALCVFCAIIVSAFIPEGQTSTLEKKRASLDVQYEIETGHKAPSSLAPLIRSDSLAQL; this is translated from the exons ATGCGCAGCGGGCGGAGCTATGGCCAGCGGCAGAGCGACACGCTGGAGAGCAGCTTCGAGCTGGAGGATTCTGAGGCGGAACAGGTCAATTCAGCGGTGGCAATCAAGGGAGAACCATCGGCACCCGGAGATCCAGATCGGGATGGGGATGCTGATCGGGAGCGGCAGGAGTCGGGTGAACAGACGGACAGTCTGAGCacgcgcagcagcagctccacgCCGACAACGGCGGACGTGGCCGATGTGGAGACCATCAGCTCCCTGCCGCTCTCTCCACCCGCCTTTGGCGGTCGTGGCAATCAGCTGGCCAAGCGTCACTCTCCGCTGAAGGACACGCAGGCAGAGCAGGCGGACAGCAGCTCCAGATCCAGCTGTAGTCAGCAGCCCGATGCGGACGATGTGCCCACGGTAAGTGGGTGCGATCTGCGGCAGAGCCCGCCCTCATACTCGTCCTCCTCCACCTCAACTTCCACATCCCCGCAGACTTCGCGGtatgcagctgcagcagcacatCCCAGCGCGGCATTCGCGGAGACGGCGATCACCGCGTCCTCGGGATCGGGCCGAGTGTGCGGCGGAAGCGGAGGAGCCGCCCACAGGCGCACCCACTCGGCCGCCTCCTACATCTCGATGAGATCGCAGGGCGGCAACTCGGAGGCGACTCCGGAGCGACCAAAACGGAACCGCTTCTTCGAGTGGATTCGCGTTGTGTGCAACATCTGCTGCTGCAAG AGTTCCGGAATCGGAGAGCCGAGTGTTCATCATGCGCTGGTTGTGATATTTCTAGAGTTCTTCGCCTGGGGCCTGCTGACGATGCCCATTATATCG ACTCTCAACCAGACGTTCCCGGATCACACATTCCTAATGAACGGCCTGGTCATGGGCATCAAGGGGATCCTGTCGTTCCTGTCGGCGCCGCTGATCGGCGCCCTTTCGGACATCTGGGGCCGAAAGTTTTTCCTATTAGTCACAGTATTCTTCACCTGCCTGCCCATACCGCTGATGTCCATCAATACGTGGTGGTTCTTTGCCATGATCTCAATAAGCGGCGCCTTCGCCGTCACCTTCTCGGTGGTGTTTGCCTACGTGGCGGACGTCACCACGCCGGAGGAGCGATCAAAGGCCTATGGCCTGGCCTCGGCCACATTCGCCGCCAGCCTGGTCATCTCGCCGGCTCTGGGCAATGCCCTAATGGAGATGTACGGCGACACGCTGGTCGTGGCCCTCTCCACGGCCATTGCGCTGCTCGATGTATTCTTCATACTGGTGGCCGTGCCGGAGAGTCTATCAGAGAAGATGCGGCCAGCCTCCTGGGGTGCGCCTATCAGCTGGGAGCAGGCAGATCCTTTTCTG GCCCTGCGCAAAGTGGGCACCGATAAGACCGTACTGATGCTGTGCCTCACCGTGCTGTTATCCTATCTGCCCGAGGCAGGGGAGTATTCCTGCATGTTTGTCTATCTGAAACTGAAGATGGGCTTCAACTATGTGGAGGTCTCGGTCTTTATAGCCATAGTAGGCATCCTCAGCATCACGGTGCAGGTCACACTCGGCTCCTTCATGCA AGTATTTGGAGCCAAGCGCACGATCATAATGGGCCTAGCCCTGGAAATCGTGCAGCTGCTGTGGTACGGCTTTGGTAGTCAAAAGTG GATGATGTGGTCGGCTGGCGTTGTGGCTGCCCTGGGCTCCATCACGTATCCCGCCATCAGTGCTTTTGTATCCCTGTATGCGGCTCCCGAGAGTCAGG GCGCTGTTCAGGGCATGATCACGGGCATGAGGGGTCTGTGCAATGGCCTGGGTCCTGCGGTCTTCGGAGTCGTCTTCTACCTGTTTAACGTGGACCTGAACGACGACCACGACTCGCATGCGaagagcagcggcagcagggCGACGAACGTGGAGAAGATCTCACAGCATGTGCCAGGTCCGCCCTTCGTGTTTGGCGCCTTGTGCGTCTTCTGTGCCATAATAGTGTCCGCGTTCATTCCAGAGGGGCAGACCTCCACACTGGAAAAGAAAC GTGCCTCGCTAGACGTGCAGTACGAGATTGAGACGGGTCACAAGGCGCCCAGCTCCCTGGCGCCGCTCATCCGCTCCGACTCGCTGGCGCAGCTGTAG
- the LOC6610561 gene encoding hippocampus abundant transcript 1 protein isoform X2 translates to MRSGRSYGQRQSDTLESSFELEDSEAEQVNSAVAIKGEPSAPGDPDRDGDADRERQESGEQTDSLSTRSSSSTPTTADVADVETISSLPLSPPAFGGRGNQLAKRHSPLKDTQAEQADSSSRSSCSQQPDADDVPTTSRYAAAAAHPSAAFAETAITASSGSGRVCGGSGGAAHRRTHSAASYISMRSQGGNSEATPERPKRNRFFEWIRVVCNICCCKSSGIGEPSVHHALVVIFLEFFAWGLLTMPIISTLNQTFPDHTFLMNGLVMGIKGILSFLSAPLIGALSDIWGRKFFLLVTVFFTCLPIPLMSINTWWFFAMISISGAFAVTFSVVFAYVADVTTPEERSKAYGLASATFAASLVISPALGNALMEMYGDTLVVALSTAIALLDVFFILVAVPESLSEKMRPASWGAPISWEQADPFLALRKVGTDKTVLMLCLTVLLSYLPEAGEYSCMFVYLKLKMGFNYVEVSVFIAIVGILSITVQVTLGSFMQVFGAKRTIIMGLALEIVQLLWYGFGSQKWMMWSAGVVAALGSITYPAISAFVSLYAAPESQGAVQGMITGMRGLCNGLGPAVFGVVFYLFNVDLNDDHDSHAKSSGSRATNVEKISQHVPGPPFVFGALCVFCAIIVSAFIPEGQTSTLEKKRASLDVQYEIETGHKAPSSLAPLIRSDSLAQL, encoded by the exons ATGCGCAGCGGGCGGAGCTATGGCCAGCGGCAGAGCGACACGCTGGAGAGCAGCTTCGAGCTGGAGGATTCTGAGGCGGAACAGGTCAATTCAGCGGTGGCAATCAAGGGAGAACCATCGGCACCCGGAGATCCAGATCGGGATGGGGATGCTGATCGGGAGCGGCAGGAGTCGGGTGAACAGACGGACAGTCTGAGCacgcgcagcagcagctccacgCCGACAACGGCGGACGTGGCCGATGTGGAGACCATCAGCTCCCTGCCGCTCTCTCCACCCGCCTTTGGCGGTCGTGGCAATCAGCTGGCCAAGCGTCACTCTCCGCTGAAGGACACGCAGGCAGAGCAGGCGGACAGCAGCTCCAGATCCAGCTGTAGTCAGCAGCCCGATGCGGACGATGTGCCCACG ACTTCGCGGtatgcagctgcagcagcacatCCCAGCGCGGCATTCGCGGAGACGGCGATCACCGCGTCCTCGGGATCGGGCCGAGTGTGCGGCGGAAGCGGAGGAGCCGCCCACAGGCGCACCCACTCGGCCGCCTCCTACATCTCGATGAGATCGCAGGGCGGCAACTCGGAGGCGACTCCGGAGCGACCAAAACGGAACCGCTTCTTCGAGTGGATTCGCGTTGTGTGCAACATCTGCTGCTGCAAG AGTTCCGGAATCGGAGAGCCGAGTGTTCATCATGCGCTGGTTGTGATATTTCTAGAGTTCTTCGCCTGGGGCCTGCTGACGATGCCCATTATATCG ACTCTCAACCAGACGTTCCCGGATCACACATTCCTAATGAACGGCCTGGTCATGGGCATCAAGGGGATCCTGTCGTTCCTGTCGGCGCCGCTGATCGGCGCCCTTTCGGACATCTGGGGCCGAAAGTTTTTCCTATTAGTCACAGTATTCTTCACCTGCCTGCCCATACCGCTGATGTCCATCAATACGTGGTGGTTCTTTGCCATGATCTCAATAAGCGGCGCCTTCGCCGTCACCTTCTCGGTGGTGTTTGCCTACGTGGCGGACGTCACCACGCCGGAGGAGCGATCAAAGGCCTATGGCCTGGCCTCGGCCACATTCGCCGCCAGCCTGGTCATCTCGCCGGCTCTGGGCAATGCCCTAATGGAGATGTACGGCGACACGCTGGTCGTGGCCCTCTCCACGGCCATTGCGCTGCTCGATGTATTCTTCATACTGGTGGCCGTGCCGGAGAGTCTATCAGAGAAGATGCGGCCAGCCTCCTGGGGTGCGCCTATCAGCTGGGAGCAGGCAGATCCTTTTCTG GCCCTGCGCAAAGTGGGCACCGATAAGACCGTACTGATGCTGTGCCTCACCGTGCTGTTATCCTATCTGCCCGAGGCAGGGGAGTATTCCTGCATGTTTGTCTATCTGAAACTGAAGATGGGCTTCAACTATGTGGAGGTCTCGGTCTTTATAGCCATAGTAGGCATCCTCAGCATCACGGTGCAGGTCACACTCGGCTCCTTCATGCA AGTATTTGGAGCCAAGCGCACGATCATAATGGGCCTAGCCCTGGAAATCGTGCAGCTGCTGTGGTACGGCTTTGGTAGTCAAAAGTG GATGATGTGGTCGGCTGGCGTTGTGGCTGCCCTGGGCTCCATCACGTATCCCGCCATCAGTGCTTTTGTATCCCTGTATGCGGCTCCCGAGAGTCAGG GCGCTGTTCAGGGCATGATCACGGGCATGAGGGGTCTGTGCAATGGCCTGGGTCCTGCGGTCTTCGGAGTCGTCTTCTACCTGTTTAACGTGGACCTGAACGACGACCACGACTCGCATGCGaagagcagcggcagcagggCGACGAACGTGGAGAAGATCTCACAGCATGTGCCAGGTCCGCCCTTCGTGTTTGGCGCCTTGTGCGTCTTCTGTGCCATAATAGTGTCCGCGTTCATTCCAGAGGGGCAGACCTCCACACTGGAAAAGAAAC GTGCCTCGCTAGACGTGCAGTACGAGATTGAGACGGGTCACAAGGCGCCCAGCTCCCTGGCGCCGCTCATCCGCTCCGACTCGCTGGCGCAGCTGTAG
- the LOC6610561 gene encoding hippocampus abundant transcript 1 protein isoform X3, producing the protein MPKIHVKKPLAGLVIRNRAHKSKSVFTSSGIGEPSVHHALVVIFLEFFAWGLLTMPIISTLNQTFPDHTFLMNGLVMGIKGILSFLSAPLIGALSDIWGRKFFLLVTVFFTCLPIPLMSINTWWFFAMISISGAFAVTFSVVFAYVADVTTPEERSKAYGLASATFAASLVISPALGNALMEMYGDTLVVALSTAIALLDVFFILVAVPESLSEKMRPASWGAPISWEQADPFLALRKVGTDKTVLMLCLTVLLSYLPEAGEYSCMFVYLKLKMGFNYVEVSVFIAIVGILSITVQVTLGSFMQVFGAKRTIIMGLALEIVQLLWYGFGSQKWMMWSAGVVAALGSITYPAISAFVSLYAAPESQGAVQGMITGMRGLCNGLGPAVFGVVFYLFNVDLNDDHDSHAKSSGSRATNVEKISQHVPGPPFVFGALCVFCAIIVSAFIPEGQTSTLEKKRASLDVQYEIETGHKAPSSLAPLIRSDSLAQL; encoded by the exons AGTTCCGGAATCGGAGAGCCGAGTGTTCATCATGCGCTGGTTGTGATATTTCTAGAGTTCTTCGCCTGGGGCCTGCTGACGATGCCCATTATATCG ACTCTCAACCAGACGTTCCCGGATCACACATTCCTAATGAACGGCCTGGTCATGGGCATCAAGGGGATCCTGTCGTTCCTGTCGGCGCCGCTGATCGGCGCCCTTTCGGACATCTGGGGCCGAAAGTTTTTCCTATTAGTCACAGTATTCTTCACCTGCCTGCCCATACCGCTGATGTCCATCAATACGTGGTGGTTCTTTGCCATGATCTCAATAAGCGGCGCCTTCGCCGTCACCTTCTCGGTGGTGTTTGCCTACGTGGCGGACGTCACCACGCCGGAGGAGCGATCAAAGGCCTATGGCCTGGCCTCGGCCACATTCGCCGCCAGCCTGGTCATCTCGCCGGCTCTGGGCAATGCCCTAATGGAGATGTACGGCGACACGCTGGTCGTGGCCCTCTCCACGGCCATTGCGCTGCTCGATGTATTCTTCATACTGGTGGCCGTGCCGGAGAGTCTATCAGAGAAGATGCGGCCAGCCTCCTGGGGTGCGCCTATCAGCTGGGAGCAGGCAGATCCTTTTCTG GCCCTGCGCAAAGTGGGCACCGATAAGACCGTACTGATGCTGTGCCTCACCGTGCTGTTATCCTATCTGCCCGAGGCAGGGGAGTATTCCTGCATGTTTGTCTATCTGAAACTGAAGATGGGCTTCAACTATGTGGAGGTCTCGGTCTTTATAGCCATAGTAGGCATCCTCAGCATCACGGTGCAGGTCACACTCGGCTCCTTCATGCA AGTATTTGGAGCCAAGCGCACGATCATAATGGGCCTAGCCCTGGAAATCGTGCAGCTGCTGTGGTACGGCTTTGGTAGTCAAAAGTG GATGATGTGGTCGGCTGGCGTTGTGGCTGCCCTGGGCTCCATCACGTATCCCGCCATCAGTGCTTTTGTATCCCTGTATGCGGCTCCCGAGAGTCAGG GCGCTGTTCAGGGCATGATCACGGGCATGAGGGGTCTGTGCAATGGCCTGGGTCCTGCGGTCTTCGGAGTCGTCTTCTACCTGTTTAACGTGGACCTGAACGACGACCACGACTCGCATGCGaagagcagcggcagcagggCGACGAACGTGGAGAAGATCTCACAGCATGTGCCAGGTCCGCCCTTCGTGTTTGGCGCCTTGTGCGTCTTCTGTGCCATAATAGTGTCCGCGTTCATTCCAGAGGGGCAGACCTCCACACTGGAAAAGAAAC GTGCCTCGCTAGACGTGCAGTACGAGATTGAGACGGGTCACAAGGCGCCCAGCTCCCTGGCGCCGCTCATCCGCTCCGACTCGCTGGCGCAGCTGTAG